In Trichomycterus rosablanca isolate fTriRos1 chromosome 25, fTriRos1.hap1, whole genome shotgun sequence, the sequence AGTTTGAAGTCTGATGTGATGCAGAAGAATCACATAGAAGAACGCGGGACGACGTACTGTGCATATCGGGAGTGCAGCGTTTGATTTTTCTCTACACAGGTCCATTCTCACACTAGATGGAGGCGTGAGCGCTACGCCAATGAGAACGTAGGAGCTCACCACAACGTGCAGATCGTCACATATGATGCGTGAGTACCATGCACGCTTTTTCTCACTGTATGGGCACAGAGGTCATGAAAAAATTGTGTTTTCTACTTCTCCCAGTCATCCGGTGCGTGCGTGTCCCCCTCTGGTGTCTCCTGAGGACTGGCCGAGCATGTCCAGCGTTGGTGGGATCCTCTCCTACGTCCAGCTGACCACACGCAGAGCCTTGGAGCAAGTCCTGGTCATGTTGGTTCCTGCTCACCGCAGGTCAGTTCCTAGGCTGTTTTGACGTGACAAGCGTATGAAGCTACGCTTTGCTCCAATTATGCAAGGACAGACATGGCAAAACAGGATCATATAAATCCGGCTGAGACTGAATATCTCTCTGACTAAGGAAAACAAGGAGCAGACTGTCTCGAGTCCAAGGTTAAATGGAGTCTGCTGGTCAAAATACAAGAGAATTCAGGCCTTACCGATCACAGAGTAAAATATGTGCGGTAAAAACTGAGCATCAGAGCTGCAAATCTGCCGGTGACACTCAGGGTAGTGCAGGGTCAGGGGTAGCAGCACttccttattttatttatctgtgggaacttgtgcttTGCCTGTGACGGGCCTTATGAAAGTATTTTTATCAGAACTGTTCCTCTGTCTGTTTCAGAAATGCTCGTACAGCTTTGGAGGTCAGCGTGGAGAGCACTTTCGATGATGCAGCTTTGGTCGATGCCTCTGCGCTCAGACGACAGGTATTCAGACTCTCTTTAAAAGCTACCCACACATATCCGGTGATGTTGCCGGAATGAACGATGAATAGGATGGCGAAACAGCCATTGCTTAACAGTCTGGGATCTCAGCATGTTTTCAATAGGACTGCAGGACGGGTCTGGAATGCAGGccggccagtctagtacctgcACTCTCTAACTACGAAGCCTAGGTGTTATAACAAGTGAACGTCCCTTGatggtgtattttgtttattcttaACCGAGCAGATCGTGAAGCTGAACCGAAGGCTTCAGTCGTTGGAGCACGAGAACAAAGAGCGAAGCAGGCGTGAGATGGCCATGTACTCTCTCACCGCGGCTCTCTGGCTGATAAACGCCTGGATGTTGGCCCGTCGCTGACTTCTGGAGCTGCTCCCTCCGTTCACTGATCATCTCAGGCtgtgtttaaatgttattaGATCTGActactgtatttgtgtgtgtttattgtaacttattttgaaattattttgaacaaggTGAAATTCCGGCCTAAATTTTATTTAGATGCTGCCATAAATACGTATTTTAAAGAGCTGAGAACTCTAGTAATTATCTAACTGATGTCTAATTAATAGACATCAGTAGTTTTAATTTACCAGAGTGTTACTATTATAATTGGTAAATATTCCAACACGGACAACTGTGTATGACAAGCTAATGTGGGTAAAAATGTGATCTGAATATTTTCtgggttttattttaatattctaTTGCCTTATGAACAAATCAAcgcatttataataaaaatagttgcATGATATACAAAACTGGATCGTTGTTGGTGAAATTTTAGTAGCTGGTTCAACGTTAATGTTAGTTTTACAAAGTCATAGACACTTTTGTACTTTGCTCTTCTTGCCGTCCTTCGACTACAAGCTTCAGTTCTTTCTACAGATGTTTGATAGGATTCGGATTaggactcatcagaccattaCTGACTGGCCCAACATTTTCCTCTCATTCTTTTTTGGGTGCTTTTTGATGTTGATTTGGCTCATTATCCTGGTGGAAGACCCATAACCTGCTACTGAAAATAAAGCAACCACAAAACATTAGTGAGCCAGAGTTGGCATCGCTGCCAAAATCCATGCTGACAAACTGAAGAGCTTTTTAGTAATTGTCTTGCTTATAAAAGAGGGTCCATATTTGAATAAAATGCAAAAGTACCGATATTTATCATTTTTCAGTTatgcactaaaataaaaattaagatGCTTTGTTGTGGGGTTGTAcaatttttaataatctaaaatcagaaaaggttcatttatattttatttcttctttattcCATATGCAAATAATCAAGCACTGGATCTCATAGTTGTGTAAAGAAGTTGTTAAATCGTGTTGTCCAGAATCGAACAAATGCAGAAAACAATTATGGAAAACAATGTGTGTGTTCTTTTGCGTAATTGTTGGTTTATAATCTATAAGATAACAGCAGCAGTGTGAGTTGTTTTCATGAtgttatacatacagcatttagattatTACTTTAGAGGTGGAGAAAGTTCTATTATGTTGTTTAACCTCGTGGCATGTTCTAATTTTTATTCATGATTATGATGGATGTGGATGTTAAGAACCAATACAGAAAGAACCAGGTCTGTCAATTGAATTAATCGGAACCTATTTTCCAAAACATAAGTGACCATGTCCACATAGTTTCTGGAGTGTTTGCACCTGTGTTGTACTGCGTGGTTAATGAAGCTCATACAAAATACTATAGAGACAAAGGATTAAAAACAGTTTCCTGCTcttaaacattgtgtttatttctgtGGACATATTTTTGGTATTGTTtgctttgttattattttatacttgTACAGAATGTTACTCGTGCTTTATTATGTAAATGTCATTCTGCACTGGTTCATGTTCATTCTTACATTCCtagaacattttattttttggcaATAAAACAAGCttaataattcattaaaaaaaacagaagattTCTCTTAGtgtgtttaattttacattacaaTATTGTTACAcattgtgcagtgtgtgtttattcattCTCACTATATTATAAAGACAAAAGTTTCATATTATTAATATGCAATATTATAAACAGTTCCTTTGGGGGCATTTATATCTGGtatttttagttcattttgggcCTGATGGGGCAGCAGGTAAAGTCTGGGCTGTGTTAATACTTAATATTTTATCCTTAGTACAGCATTTCagtttacagtggtaccttgtaactcaatgtccacttaactcaaaatctttgaaactcaacgcccttcgttgagaaatgtGTGGccctaaactcaacatgttcagtttgttttttaaaaatattaaattaacaatCAAcggtcgctttgttcagcgctcggcttgagcggtaaaacGTTGTcgaagtgtgcatatgagacgaatctgcatttgtgtggaataatcatcagatccagtctgaaagctgcacatgtatctgtgtttatctggattttcctcactgtttcacttttaaacttgtgttacagctcgagcttctgagaaattgtaagaatcagcttcttatttcagtgtttttatatttgtgttattttcggtgtgtgtcaaaaacaacctcattattttacatatgcctaaaatactgtatatgcacgtccacgggaccatggaacgcattaaaaggtttcccaaacatccttatgggaaaaaataccttgaaactcaacgtcaaggtaccgctgtatttattttaaaccctgatctagagCTAGTTCGTATAGAGAAATGAGTCGAATCATTTTCCTGCATGGAATCGACTCCCACCTCTATATCCACAATTAGAAAATCTTAATGGAATCGATTCACAGAACCGGTCTCGATTCCCTATTCTTAATGCATTTAATAATAGAACCGACTCTTGGAGTCGACTCTGCACTAGTGTTTTCATTCTGGTTTGACCAGGAAGTAGAAGGTCGGAAAGCCAGCCGGAGCGCAGACGTGGAACAGGATCTGTCACAGCCGCTGCATCCCGACTGCTTCTGTTCAcctatttgtgtatttttatctgtatttaagcTGATTTTGAGAACAGTAGCACGatatttaggtggtgtggtggtgtggATGTGATCGGGCGGTTGTTAGATGGAGATCCGTGCTGGTTGGGGTGATGTGAGATAAACAGCTGTGCAGTCGAGCTAACggctaacgtgtgtgtgtgtgagtgtgtgtgtgtgagtgtgtgtgagagagtgtgtgtgtgtgtgagtgtgtgtgagtgtgtgtgtgtgtgtgactgtttaTATTCTTCTGTACTGATAATAATGCAAATATATGCAAACAGAAGTGTAACTGTTCTATAAACAAGTAGTTAATGAGATCAGTATCGTCAGTGCACGATGTTATAACGAGTTTAGCGTTATAATCAGTCAGACATCTGCTTCAGAGTCCTGTCGGTTCGATATCAAAACCGGTTTGATCCAACCAGTTCGATCTAGTTGGTGACTGGTTAGATCTGATTAATAGTTTGTTATCAGTTCTGGGGATTTTTTTAGGTAATTTTTATTGACTTTAATTGGCCACCATTTGTTTGATCCAATTTCTGCTTCAGTACAATCGTTAGTTTGGTGTAAATAACGGTTTAATCTCATCTCTGGTTCGGTATCATCACCAGTTCGATCTTGCTATTGGTGTAGACTAATCTCTGGTTCGGTATCATCACCAGTTTGATCTTGCTATTGGTGTAGACTAATCTCTGGTTCGGTATCATCACCAGTTTGATCTTGCTATTGGTGTAGACTAATCTCTGGTTCGGTATCATTACCAGTTTGATCTTGCTATTGGTGTAGACTAATCTCTGGTTCGGTATCATTACCAGTTTGATCTTGCTATTGGTGTAGACTAATCTCTGGTTCGGTATCATTACCAGTTTGATCTTGTTATTGGTATAGACTAATCTCTGGTTCGGTATCATTACCAGTTTGATCTTTTATTGGTACAGACTAATCTCTGGTTTGATATCATCAGTGGTTTAATACTGTCaccagtttaatttaattaatggtTTGGTCTACTTGCTTGGTGGTTTGACtggtttaattaaattattgtgGCGTAAATGTAGATCAACTCTATTTTCACCAACTCGAGCCACTGAACACTCGGTTTGGTTCTTTCGATCCGAATAACCACAGTAGTTCAGTATCATCACTGGTTTGATCTAACCTGCTGGGGTACTACCATCACGGCTGCTGCGATGGCACCCATGGGTATCCGTCTGTCCCCTCTGGGAGTGGCGGTCTTCTGCTTGCTCGGACTTGGCCTCCTGTATCACCTCTACTCCGGCGTCCTGTCCAACAGGCTGTCAGTCTTCCGTCAGAAGAAGACGGTGGATCTGCGCGACCTGCTGGCTCTGTCCATAGAGGCGGCCACGCAGGGAGGGTGGGAGGTGAAGCGGATCCGTATGGAGGACACGCTGGAGGAAAAGTCCAAGGGTAAAACGAAAGAGGGGGCCGTGGAGAAGCTCACGCTCGGAGATCTGAACTCGCACCGGAAAATGTTCTACCTGATCAGAAACACCTACCCCTACATACAGGTGAGTGTGAGCGCAGGCCGGGCTGATCGTATGTAGTCACTTAGGAATCAGTACTAGATGTGCTGGATTTATTAGATGTAGGGATCCCaggcggtgctatcagcctagCTGTGCGTCCAGACAGTCTATGTGGCTTCCTCTGCTGTCACTGAAGGTCCTGAAGGTTTTTaatagggttgagatcagggtgCGGTGTTGACCACACCGAGGTAACGTTTCCATCACACTAAACCAGTTGAACCAGATGTACTTTATATAATTGGTTCCGTACACCTGACCTGAGAGCAGTGGATGCCCTATAAACGTTTTTTGAAATACTTGCGTAAAATGCGGCGTCAccgtcaggtgtccacatacttttggctgcatAGTGTTCCGGCATGTATCCGGAGTCAGGTAAAAAGCTGTGGTGAACCTTTGTGTGTCAGGTGAACTCAGAAGAGCACGATAACTCTGACGGCGAAGCCACCGTCTGGACCCGTAACATCCCCGAGGAGATTCTGACCAAGATTCCGGTGGGTAAAGAGGTGCCTGCGGAGAGCGTGACTGTGTGGATCGACCCACTGGACGCTACGCAGGAGTACACAGGTACGTGTGGGATGTTTAAAAGCATTACATCTGAACTGCTTTGTCATCACTTCGACTTACAGTCGTGTAGGAATATAATTCTGCCAATTAATGGctctgctcaggggcccaatagtggctgcagggcagtggtggggcttggaccAGCAGCCTTCCACCCAATAGTTGACCCTGAATTGTTTATCTGGGGTTTATCTTAAAAGTTTGGCCTCAAGACTGTTAGGTGTTTATTGATATGGTTCAGACTTAtcagctgtttgagttggttttTGGCTCTGAATCAGTTTTtgagctgtttgagttgattgtTGGGCTCTTTGAATCAGTTTTGTGATCCttcagtctgtttttttttgctctttGAGTCAGTTGTTGGGCTCTTAATCTGTTTTTGGGTCCCCTGAGTCAGGTTTTAGGCTTTTCGTGTAGTTTTTGGGCTCTTTGAGTTGATTGTTGGGCTCTCTGAATTGTTTTTGGGATCCTTGAGTCTGTTTTTGAACTCTTTAAAATAGTTTTATGGCTTTTTGAGTCAGTTGTTGGGCTCTTAATCTGTTTTTGGGTCCCTTGAGTCAGGTTTTGGGCTTTTCGTGTCGTTTTTGGGTCCTTTGAGTTAGGTTTTGGGATCTTTGAGTCGATTGTTGGGGTCTCTGAATCATTTTTGGGATCCTTGAGTCTTTTTTTAGCTCTTTGAGTCAGTTGTTGGGCTTTTAATCTGTTTTGGGTTCTCTTGAGTCttgatgaatgtgtgtatatttacatttgtgctttttttccACCAGAGAACCTGAGGAAGTACGTCACCACCATGGTGTGTGTAGCGGTGAATGGAAAGCCTGTGGTGGGAGTGATCCACAAACCTTTCACTGGTTTTACAGGTACAGAAAAGCATCGACTGCTTGTACAGATGACAAGAAGTTCTGAAATGTTTCAGCTGTGTGGTGATTTCCTGCTCCTAACCGACGCTGTGTTCCTCCTCAGCGTGGGGGATGGTGGGCGCCGGAGCCAACGTGGCACCCCGCGAGTCCTACAACGCCGCCAACCCGAAGGTCATAGTGTCACGCTCGCACGCTGGCAAAGTCAAAGGCTTCATTCAGCAGGCGTTCGGGAACAACACCGAGATCATACCGGCAGGGGGGGCAGGTACTGCACAATGCCAGCCTGTTTAGAACCTTCAGGGCTGAGAACATTCCAGCCCACCACACCCAGCGTGCTCTTTAACTCCGAACAGGCTGGTCATTTTACATTTCCAGTACACATGGACGTCCAGAGAGCGGCAATGAACTGAGAAGGGGGTTCCTCAACCccccattttacattttatgacCCTATCACTACCGTTCTCTAATTTATTTACCCCTTTAGCATTGCCCCTGTTTGGATATACTCAGTTTCCCTGTGCACTCTGGTGATTCTTACGTAGAGCCTGAGCACAAGCCACGGCCAAAGCAGAGATGATTCCTCATCTGGCCTTCCCtttcttagacatagccaattctGTCTGTCGAATGGACCCTGTCTTGTGGCTGAAATCCCCAGCACATACAGTCACTGAGGTCGAGCAtagtccggggtgtgttactgcactgctcccactgtgaccctgatcacgATAAAACTTATATTGGTTAGCTTAGCTATATATAGCTAGTTTGCTCATTTTTTAAGTCTGCGTAATAGACTCGTGTTGTATACTGAattattgattcatttatttaaattgattcatttattgatttgttTGCTGGTTCACACTGTCAGGTCAGTAGCTCAggggttaaggtgctggatgactaatcagaaggtcattggttcatgTTCTACCAACGTCAAGttacccctgagcaaggcttttaaccctgtGTTACTTGATTTGTCCTGTGCTGAGTGATTCTTTGTTTTTGATTCCTGAGTCGATTCAGGTGTATAGTGAATCGGTTCATAATTGGTTATGTTGTGGCAGTGTGAACAGCAATAGTGAATTCTGAGTCGAGAGTGATTGATTCACTGGTGCATTAAATGCTTTTggtctgttattattttttattagtttaatgtttaataaatttattatttCTGGTATTTCTTACTGAATCATTTGAATTGATTGATTCATTGAATAAATCATTGCCTTGTATATGAATTGACACTGTGATTGATTCATTGTTTCTTTATCGATCCCTTTCAGGATACAAGGTCCTCGCTCTGTTGGACGCCACGGACGAAGAATACGAGAAGGCCGACATGTACGTCCACGTCACCTTCATCAAGAAGTGGGACATCTGTGCCGGAAACGCCATCCTGAACGCCGTGGGTGGTCAGATGACGACGCTCAAAGGAGAGGAGATCGACTACTCGGGGTCCGAGAAGAACCCGGGCGGTGTGCTCGCCACCGCCAGCCTGGACCACGCGGCCGTGGTGAGGAAGCTGCCGGTCTGGGACGAGAACAAACACTGAGGACGCGGGTCAGTTTTTCAGTTCTGGTACGGACGGACCGAACCGGTGGGACAGACTCGATGCAGAGATGAAGACGCTGTAGAGAGCTGGCGGGAGCGGCGGCCGCTCTGTAGCGCTGGGGTAGCGGGTGATGATGAGGTGGCTGTGATGCGTCGTTTACCTTCGTCTGAATTGTATCTCCCGGTGGAGCGATGGACGGGAGGtcggtgtgggtgtgggtgtggctgCGTTGTTTGTGATCCGTCTTTCTGTTAAACCTGATGTTTATTTAAGCTGTTACGTTACGTGCAATGTGAAGAAGGTTAGTTTGGTCATGTGACTTAGGCGTGAGTGTCAACATTAaactttaaaacacaaaaattaccAAAAATTCCTGCGTTTCTGGTTTTATCTGGTCTCTCACGTTGACTGTAATGAAACTGTCAGAAGGAGTTTGTGCCTATGAGGTAAAAGCATCTGTGAGGTCCggccaaggacggattaaggatagtctgggcccctgggcaaagagggccctctaatggtatgccctgctcttctctagggccccctggtaggggctctcataaccagggccctctaaaaatatgcccccctctttcctaggacccctaatagccagaagtcgaagtcagagcagtgccacaacgcctcatccattttcataaggggcccaaaagcatggctaggggccccaaaagcatggctaggggcccaagaggccctggggtcaaagtccctaatagtcagaggatccttaaaatggagggccctcagaaataaaaatatattgtatcataaatgttgataggcatcgcaaaatttCTGGATTTCAGGATTTCTTAGAAATTGACATTGTGCCATTATTAAACATTaagatatttaatattttgggcGGTTTGATGGCATTAATAATTTTTAAGGGGTTACTCTAGCTAAAAAATTAATAACCGACCCCCCTTCACTTCTGCAGTACCGCCACAGCCCACTATGGGGCGCCAGCCTCTAGTTAAAAGAAATCAATGTTCTGTGTTGGGATGCGACAACACAACACACCTGAAATCTCACGTAATGTAGTTCTTTAGTAacgtcacaaacacacacacacctcacgtACTGTACGTCTTCAGTAACgtcacacacatctacacacacagacctaAAACCTCACGTACTCCAGGTCCCTAGTAAtgacacacacatgtacacacacacctcaaacCTCATTTACTGTAGTTCTTTactaacatcacacacacacctcacatacTGTAGGCCAGGGTTGGGGAACCTTTTACCCACTGAGGGccagattaataattaattattattgtgtattattgtgtattattgtgtgaatgtgttttttttcgTCTTAATTTCAGCAGAACATCTGCGTGGGTCACTCACATCGTAATGTAGCATCTCTTACTGTGAAACCAGTAATGTAATCACCACTGATGACTGGTGTGTGGGTGCTTTTACCTCTTCTGTGACCCATCACGTCACTTCAGCCTTAAAGCACCCGCGTGAGATGAGCCGAGACCGTTAATGCGACAGTTCTGTTATTAAATCcgtgtgcatgcatgtgtgcCCTGAGACGCGTTACGTAAAGTCGTGATTTCATTTTGATTGGAGTAATGAAAcctacactacatggacaaaagtattgggacaccccttctaattaatgAGTTCTGATATTTCAAACGCACCCATTCCTATCAGATATATACAATCaatgatgtaaaataaattatacgcCCCCAAATATGTGGCAAAGgtttggggaaggccatttCCTTTTCCTTCAGTATTCCTTTAGTCCTTATGTGTGTTTGGCGTGAAGAACTTTTCCATTTTTCTGGAAAACTGAGCTGAAGCGTCTGACCGCAGCACGTTTTTATAATCTTCGGTCCATCCGAGATCAGATCTAGCCCAGAGAACTCTGGGTTTCTGGGTAGAATCAATGTCCCCCCCAGTGTTCAattctcagctttgctaccggtcggctgggcaccccctagcaggcacaattggcagaaaaagtctgctgggtgggaaaagatgggACTAAAAGTCGGCGGGGTCGTCAAGGCTGTATAAGGATCCTGGTTAGGAGCCAAAGGCGCCTggacagaagtggaggaacgtggagatcagtgtgtgactctccatgcgagAGACCGGCCTCTTGTGCCGATCCACAGAAGTGCAAGCGAACAAGAATGGGTCGGTGGAGCGTGTACGCATCTGAGGGAGGACGTTTCAGGTGAATATATCCTCCTCATatgccatcggggtctccagcagcagaaAACTAATTGGCATTGGTCAGTCGTTCCACTCTCGGTCTTACTGGGAACGCTGGGACGAGCCTGAAGACGCCGGCGAGTCGTGACATCTcaaagtggaccaactgggtTCCAGAAGGAGTAACAAAGGCAGGAATAAAAGTTTGCCGCTCCTTTGAAACGACTCCTCGATCTGTGCGCCGTTATCGCGCCGACAGGCCACCCGAGGTTGGCACTCCAGAACCTGGTGGAAAATTGCCCGAACCCCCCTGACGCCCCTCCGGCGCCGCCGCCCTGTCGTTAACGCACATGTACCGAGTCCTTGAGTTTGATTGAATTTCGTGTCGGGAGAAGTGGGAATGAAGATGAGCTCCATGCCAGAGGAACGTCTGCGCCCACTCGTGTACGATGGCGCTCGTGTGCTGACGTCTCCTGCGGGCGGCTCCGGGGCATTCCGTGTTGTGTTCGGCGTGTCTGAATTCCTCCGGCTCAGAGTAATTATCCCGACCATCTGCCTGCATCCGAGACCCAGATGGAGGGACCTTCACGCCCCCGAGTTTTGCCCGGGGGACACAAAGTCGCCCGAAATCGATGACACGGGACAATTTTCGTCGTGACTCTCGGAGAACCCTACAGAGAGGAACATAATAAAGCCCAAAGAAAGACAGAATGACGGTGCAGGAAAGTAAAACGGTTTTTATATGAGATTTAACacgcactatatggtcaaaagtatgtggacaccagaccatctATTTATTTCCTCATGAGGGCAtttgtgctatcagccagcagggcacctacacagacgaCGAACAGGTCGTCCGGGGGTGGGGGGATCGTCAGGGACTCATCTCTGCTGCAggtacgacccctgctggctggtcgatggcacTGCACAATAAGAAGAGGGAAAATAGGGAACGAtgcatgactctctgtgcgcgatacggatctccacatGAACCCAGCTCGTGCGGTCTGCACCCATACAGGTGAAAAacaaatcaggtaattggatacgattcAATTTTTTAAAGTTTGTCACTGTcagtgttctaattcatcccaaaggaccTCGCTGTGTACACGGTCCCGGTTTCAGAGTCTCGTCTTCTCCGTTTGTGTGGCCACTTACTGTCCGCTAATCCGCCGCTGTTATTCATCACGCTAAATTGAGAATGAGCCCTGAGCAACACATTGCTAGCGTTACATGAAGCTGTTAGAAACGCGGTTAGCTCGCAGTTAGCAAAGCAATTAGCACTTAGCATCGGCGCAATCATCAGACTGTAAACGAAGATGAAATCCACAAACCGGCGGTTCTAAAAGGTCGACATAACAACAAAATGAAAGCAATAAAACTTCGTGGTGTGTTACAACCGGCTTATGTTAACTTCATTCAACAGAGATTCtgcatagccaaaagtatgtggacactcgagAGTCGCATCAGTATGACttagtttaaaatgttaatctGTTGTTGGATCCtgtttgctgctataacagtctcTAGGTGTAATGCACACAGCTGTGAGTAAACTAACTAATTTAATATCTAGAAGGGACGTCCGTATTCTTTTTATCATGTAGTGAATCTCAGTTTAAAGGATTTTATCTATTGATGAAGTATCACAAGCCACGTCAAACTGTCCAGGAtcctttaatatatttaaaattcccTTTGTGATCATATAAATGCTACGAAATGTCTGATTTTTATCTACAGTAGGACCAAACGTCTGAGACCACCAGTGAAAATATTTTCAATCTTGCATTTatgacaatattttattatgaataatataataaatatttacgtTTAAGGCATTTATGGCATTTCGCGgacgcttctatccaaagtgactcacaATTGGGACTGAATACAATTGGAGCGATCTAGGGTTAAGCGCCTTACTCAGGggaccaacagcagcaacttggtGGCGGTGAGACATGAACTGGCAACATCCTGACTACTACTATTTACTAATATAGGATTTTAAATCAACATTTAGTTGATCCTGGAAGTTCTTGGAACGGATGCCACAAGGTTGTACAAAATCTGATAATCCATGTGACTTTTTCCATCGTGGCTACATGATTTCCTGTCCAAGATTTCTGGCTTTGTGTCCGGCGTTTTGTCCACATCCGAATCCCTCGACTTCTCGGACTGCTCTGAGATTCGCATCTATCTCTACCAGCCTACCAAGAGCGTAAAAACACACGAGTTCAACACAATCACAAACAGAACCTTTAAAATCTTATAAATGAGACCAACTGTGCAGTGTCACTTGATGAAGAACCTGCAACGTTAGTGTTTCCTACTCGATTAACTGCATActcttaattatttataatctcCAACATTTCAAATATAACTCAAGTTGCCAATgaagttacacttcactgtCTGTAAACGATGCATCGTAGGAGAATTTTAACATGTAATCACAaagttatatttacaaaatgattGGAAAGCGGTTTTCTATTACTTGTAATTATTAGTCTGAATTATATTAAATTTCAcaattcatttgttttatttatttaatagatcATCTAAAACTGCTGTCTTGCAAAATCTAGCAGCACAAATAAACTGCTCATTCTGCTTCGTTGTAGTTGTTGCAAAGCTTTAAGCTTTGAGGTTTAAAATGTAAGAATAGAAGCATTTTTTCTAGTGTCCCCAGACTTTTGGTTTCACGGCTTGTTTGTTGAATTACGTCATTCA encodes:
- the mffb gene encoding mitochondrial fission factor homolog A gives rise to the protein MSEADFSSTADMAEMNRLLYQLEYTEGISLQMRIPQKLKVAPGSSGDQAASFQEEPHSTMMNVPDRIVVADDGGDARFSIPRELDIIQPASVESVALKAPPRVLTLKDQPLNFLEPEQSNQPAHFKQEVHSHTRWRRERYANENVGAHHNVQIVTYDAHPVRACPPLVSPEDWPSMSSVGGILSYVQLTTRRALEQVLVMLVPAHRRNARTALEVSVESTFDDAALVDASALRRQIVKLNRRLQSLEHENKERSRREMAMYSLTAALWLINAWMLARR
- the bpnt2 gene encoding inositol monophosphatase 3 produces the protein MAPMGIRLSPLGVAVFCLLGLGLLYHLYSGVLSNRLSVFRQKKTVDLRDLLALSIEAATQGGWEVKRIRMEDTLEEKSKGKTKEGAVEKLTLGDLNSHRKMFYLIRNTYPYIQVNSEEHDNSDGEATVWTRNIPEEILTKIPVGKEVPAESVTVWIDPLDATQEYTENLRKYVTTMVCVAVNGKPVVGVIHKPFTGFTAWGMVGAGANVAPRESYNAANPKVIVSRSHAGKVKGFIQQAFGNNTEIIPAGGAGYKVLALLDATDEEYEKADMYVHVTFIKKWDICAGNAILNAVGGQMTTLKGEEIDYSGSEKNPGGVLATASLDHAAVVRKLPVWDENKH